One genomic window of Brevundimonas vesicularis includes the following:
- a CDS encoding response regulator, which produces MTKTVLTIDDSRTMRDMLLMALEDAGYTVIQAVDGVDGLETLDAKGADVIITDINMPRMDGFGVIEGVRANPNHRTTPVLVLTTESDVEKKARARAAGATGWIVKPFDPVKLVDAVRRVAA; this is translated from the coding sequence ATGACCAAGACTGTTCTGACGATCGACGATTCACGCACCATGCGCGACATGCTGCTGATGGCGCTGGAAGATGCGGGCTATACCGTGATCCAGGCCGTCGACGGCGTCGACGGGCTGGAGACGCTGGACGCCAAGGGCGCCGACGTCATCATCACCGACATCAACATGCCCCGCATGGACGGCTTTGGCGTCATTGAGGGCGTGCGCGCCAACCCGAACCACCGCACCACCCCGGTGCTGGTGCTGACGACCGAAAGCGACGTGGAGAAGAAGGCGCGCGCTCGCGCCGCCGGCGCCACCGGCTGGATCGTCAAGCCGTTCGACCCCGTCAAGCTGGTGGACGCCGTCCGCCGCGTCGCCGCCTGA
- a CDS encoding STAS domain-containing protein, whose product MTETLILSDVLDLNAAEPLKAELLALRGHPVVLDASAVQRLGGLCLQILLSARKTWAADGVNLSLGSVSQYWTEQWAAYGAPDFNTEGALA is encoded by the coding sequence ATGACTGAAACCCTGATCCTGTCCGACGTTCTGGACCTGAATGCAGCCGAGCCGTTGAAGGCGGAATTGCTGGCCCTGCGCGGTCACCCGGTAGTTCTGGACGCCTCCGCCGTCCAGCGTCTGGGCGGCCTGTGCCTGCAGATTCTGTTGTCGGCGCGAAAGACGTGGGCGGCCGACGGCGTCAACCTAAGTTTAGGGTCTGTGTCCCAATACTGGACGGAACAATGGGCCGCCTATGGCGCGCCGGACTTCAACACCGAGGGGGCGTTGGCATGA